Proteins encoded together in one Bombiscardovia nodaiensis window:
- the pfkB gene encoding fructokinase: protein MSKPIVLSLGEILWDVLPSGKRAGGAPVNFSYHASKNGADGYAISAVGEDELGRELEEAVAKAGVNAHLQHNQWPTSTVEVQLTEGIPEYIFKEDVAWDHMELTDNLKELAAKADAVCYGTLGMRSQQSRETFCELLKATRPDAMRFFDINLRGTYYSKELIAELLGMATMFKLNDEELVELRDMFAIPGQTDDELCDWFFKHYQLDTIVLTAGSSYSTIYLADGTSSKLSTPSVTVADTVGAGDAFSGTFAINRLEGKSLAESHRAAVNTAAYVCTQSGAWPDYPEQMPDYLAEQGE from the coding sequence ATGAGCAAGCCAATCGTACTGAGCCTGGGAGAAATCTTGTGGGATGTGCTGCCCTCCGGCAAGCGAGCCGGCGGAGCCCCCGTCAACTTCAGCTACCACGCCAGCAAGAACGGCGCCGACGGATACGCCATCAGCGCTGTGGGCGAAGATGAGCTCGGCCGCGAACTCGAGGAAGCCGTAGCCAAGGCAGGCGTGAACGCTCACCTGCAGCACAACCAGTGGCCCACTTCCACGGTAGAAGTGCAGCTGACTGAAGGCATTCCCGAGTACATTTTCAAGGAAGACGTGGCCTGGGACCATATGGAGCTGACCGACAACCTCAAGGAGCTGGCAGCTAAGGCTGACGCGGTCTGCTACGGCACCTTGGGCATGCGCAGCCAACAGTCGCGCGAAACTTTTTGTGAGCTCCTTAAAGCCACCCGCCCCGACGCCATGCGCTTCTTCGACATCAACCTGCGCGGCACGTACTACTCCAAGGAACTGATCGCCGAGCTTCTGGGCATGGCCACCATGTTCAAACTCAACGATGAGGAACTGGTTGAGCTGCGTGACATGTTCGCCATCCCCGGCCAGACCGACGACGAACTGTGCGACTGGTTCTTCAAGCACTACCAGCTGGACACCATTGTGCTCACCGCCGGCAGCTCCTACTCCACCATTTACCTGGCCGACGGCACCTCCTCCAAGCTGAGCACGCCGAGTGTGACCGTGGCCGATACCGTGGGCGCTGGAGACGCATTCTCTGGCACCTTCGCCATCAACCGCCTAGAGGGCAAGTCGCTGGCCGAGTCCCACCGCGCAGCCGTCAACACTGCTGCATACGTGTGCACCCAGTCTGGCGCCTGGCCGGACTACCCCGAGCAGATGCCTGACTATCTGGCCGAGCAGGGCGAGTAA
- a CDS encoding sugar ABC transporter substrate-binding protein, with translation MRKSVQLALSVVCTAAAVVSLTGCGGGSSSSGDSKELKFQTWNLKNDKYTSYFEDLIKQFEKENTGVHIKWVDQPADNYEDKLSTDAAAGELPDVIDMGPEAAYTLASAGALLDIAKEDPKAKDQYLDAAWQSATFKGPHMEDGTYGLPWYLNTGPTLYNKQLLDECGLDSNNVPKTQDEMFDNAKTFGQKCGGKYAMTTGLPSIQDFGMYGVQLMNKDHTKFTFNSEKGIEFVQHYVDMYKAQAFTDDMLNSTSSGESKSFNSGSQAFLNASLYSIDDMKQNAPKIFEHMGITNMVANTHPNMMMEMMTVSAKTKNKDMAIKLAKFVTDSKNQLTFDKKANVFPSSKGTIDDAFFNPTGDDMNAEGMRMVAKQVRDGRIWGPPQFTSVDAKRLNEQIALALQGKKTPKEALDDVVNFANDRLK, from the coding sequence ATGAGAAAGTCAGTACAACTGGCACTCTCGGTAGTCTGCACCGCAGCAGCTGTCGTGAGCTTAACGGGATGTGGCGGAGGTTCTTCGTCATCTGGAGATTCGAAGGAACTTAAGTTCCAAACATGGAATCTTAAGAACGACAAGTACACCAGCTACTTTGAGGATCTTATTAAGCAGTTCGAAAAAGAGAATACCGGAGTGCATATTAAGTGGGTAGATCAGCCCGCTGATAATTACGAGGATAAGCTTTCTACGGATGCCGCAGCAGGAGAATTGCCTGACGTTATTGATATGGGCCCCGAGGCGGCATACACACTGGCATCGGCGGGTGCTCTGCTTGATATTGCCAAGGAGGATCCGAAAGCTAAAGATCAATATTTGGATGCAGCCTGGCAATCAGCCACCTTTAAGGGTCCGCATATGGAGGATGGCACTTATGGTCTGCCTTGGTACCTCAATACCGGCCCAACGCTATACAACAAACAGTTGTTGGACGAATGTGGACTGGATTCCAACAACGTTCCAAAAACTCAAGATGAGATGTTTGACAATGCGAAAACATTTGGTCAAAAGTGCGGTGGTAAGTATGCCATGACCACGGGCTTGCCGAGTATTCAAGACTTTGGTATGTACGGAGTGCAATTAATGAATAAAGACCACACTAAGTTCACTTTTAACAGTGAGAAGGGTATTGAATTTGTTCAGCATTATGTAGATATGTACAAGGCACAGGCTTTCACTGACGATATGCTCAACTCTACGAGTTCTGGTGAGTCTAAAAGCTTTAATTCAGGTTCTCAAGCCTTTCTGAATGCAAGCCTCTATTCCATTGATGATATGAAGCAAAATGCACCGAAGATTTTTGAGCACATGGGTATCACCAATATGGTTGCCAATACTCATCCCAACATGATGATGGAGATGATGACGGTGAGCGCAAAGACTAAGAACAAGGATATGGCGATTAAACTAGCCAAGTTTGTTACGGATTCCAAGAATCAACTTACTTTCGATAAGAAAGCCAATGTCTTCCCCTCGTCCAAGGGCACAATCGACGACGCCTTCTTCAACCCGACTGGTGATGATATGAATGCAGAAGGCATGCGTATGGTTGCTAAGCAGGTTCGCGATGGTCGCATTTGGGGCCCTCCACAGTTTACGTCAGTTGATGCCAAGCGCCTGAATGAGCAGATAGCTCTTGCTCTACAGGGGAAGAAGACGCCCAAGGAGGCGCTTGACGACGTAGTGAACTTTGCTAATGACAGGCTGAAGTAA
- a CDS encoding ABC transporter permease, with protein sequence MNKRITWGQVVRYTILILLFIFLACPLIWQISTAFKGPKDDMYAIPPYVWPRNPTVNNFVSVFKRLPLFSYAFNTIIVAAINIIGNVVSGSMAGYAIGMLKFKGKKIIVGLLFLSMLIPGETILITQFLIIRTMDLQNTLIGVALPGIVSSMNILLFVNAFRAIPKDLVEAAEVDGANVWQRFAKICAPQVKGTMALVAIFSFMGSWNDFLWPLIVLTDDSHYTLTLGMSRLQGTFVSDPRVVAAGTIVALVPILIFFFVFQRYIFHGLETGGVKE encoded by the coding sequence ATGAATAAACGTATAACTTGGGGACAGGTCGTTCGTTACACGATTCTCATTTTGCTATTTATTTTCTTAGCGTGTCCCTTAATATGGCAGATATCAACGGCTTTCAAAGGACCGAAGGATGATATGTACGCGATACCTCCTTATGTGTGGCCGCGTAATCCTACGGTGAATAATTTTGTCTCTGTTTTTAAACGGTTACCGCTTTTTAGCTATGCATTTAACACGATTATTGTTGCTGCTATTAACATTATCGGTAATGTTGTCAGCGGCTCAATGGCGGGGTATGCAATTGGCATGCTGAAGTTTAAAGGCAAGAAAATTATAGTAGGCCTTCTGTTCCTGTCGATGTTGATTCCCGGTGAGACCATCCTCATCACTCAGTTCTTGATTATCCGTACGATGGATCTTCAGAACACGCTTATAGGTGTAGCTTTGCCAGGTATTGTCAGCTCTATGAACATACTTTTGTTTGTCAATGCCTTCCGTGCTATTCCTAAAGATTTGGTTGAGGCGGCTGAGGTCGATGGGGCCAATGTCTGGCAGCGTTTTGCCAAGATTTGTGCACCGCAAGTAAAAGGGACGATGGCCCTCGTGGCCATTTTCTCCTTTATGGGTTCTTGGAATGACTTCTTGTGGCCTTTAATTGTGCTGACAGACGATTCACACTACACGCTGACACTAGGGATGTCTCGCTTGCAAGGTACTTTTGTCTCCGATCCTCGAGTGGTTGCGGCTGGGACCATTGTGGCCTTAGTCCCTATTCTCATCTTCTTCTTCGTCTTCCAGCGGTATATTTTCCATGGTTTGGAAACAGGCGGAGTGAAAGAATAA
- a CDS encoding alpha-mannosidase — protein sequence MQLKVERELDKCERVMRQRVKPMIDRPVGTTRIRAYKIAGEPISSGEFFAQLAAGKVNLQPIKIGDTWGTTWGTTWFEVSGQIEVGYIHAAPLELVVDLGWHPDAPGSHFEAMAYRSDGSEIKAVNPRNQWVSLDGTDQNGRPINQEASVIRPDGTFTLFLEAACNPMILGVPAFVKTDLGEGTTGNADEPNVLKRMDVCYFDYEVWNYYMDLEVVQELIRECNDQQPRYWQLGKALQRSMNIFDERDFSTLAPARQALAAVLSVPAAPSSLEHAVVGHAHIDSAWLWPKRETRRKVARTVSNMLALMDRDPDFIYAMSSAQQYAWLEEDHPQLFKRMLERVKEGRFVPVGGMWVESDGMLPAGESLTRQLIYGKRWFRQHLGVDTDGVWEPDSFGYTGQFPQIARKAGMNWFLSQKISWNDTTKFPHHTFDWQGIDGTSIFTHFPPMDTYSSSMTARELNHSQENFQDKDISDRAIVLCGYGDGGGGTTREMLGRYDRLRNVEGSAKVRFEKPGDFYREASEQIRRNAGSEMPVWKGELYLELHRKTLTSQQDMKKGCRQEEAMLRTVEYLCTYASVLNPQYAYPRTDLDEIWKTLLLNQFHDILPGSAIAWVHRLAREDYQRDLARLQELGTQASQAIAQAQPDLSLLEHAQILPIDCEGQDWHVRQVGKNDGTQGIQVISRDGGYDIDNGLMYVHVAADGEVHSLIDQRSGRDLIPQGSSMGGYELMKDEPYMWDAWDLERDALLTAQKIDDPVHIESLSNGVTVFRQHGQTTIATDITLTPGSRQLDFNARIDWQQDEQLLKVDLPVAIQARYAQFECQYGFIDRPIQKNNAAEEAQFESCTHRYVRVRDDGLAVGVVNASTYGGDTTPIYYDTAKGQEAGTMIRLTLLSAPFYPDPHTDRGKHTFAWSIVPSEDQNDILRAAYQLNAPVMDTAIPQVEPLLTLQAVRGRAVIDWVKLADDGSGDLIVRIYDPDSAPAQAKLEPNMLLTNARVKETSSMEDSPLPEGLRRALVLEGDENDSVAAQDALIDLAPFQFTTLRLSKNKA from the coding sequence ATGCAGCTAAAAGTCGAGCGCGAACTAGACAAGTGCGAGCGTGTCATGCGTCAACGAGTAAAACCCATGATTGATAGGCCGGTTGGTACCACTCGTATTCGCGCTTACAAAATTGCAGGAGAGCCAATCAGCTCCGGCGAGTTTTTTGCGCAGCTTGCAGCCGGAAAAGTGAATCTGCAACCTATCAAAATAGGTGATACTTGGGGCACCACCTGGGGCACCACTTGGTTTGAAGTTTCTGGACAAATTGAGGTAGGATATATTCATGCAGCGCCACTTGAGCTCGTTGTAGATTTAGGTTGGCATCCCGACGCTCCAGGCAGTCACTTTGAAGCTATGGCTTATCGGTCCGATGGTTCGGAAATCAAAGCAGTAAATCCTAGAAACCAGTGGGTTTCATTAGATGGAACTGATCAAAACGGTCGCCCCATTAATCAGGAGGCGTCAGTAATACGGCCCGATGGTACTTTCACACTATTTTTAGAGGCTGCTTGTAATCCTATGATTTTGGGAGTACCCGCCTTTGTTAAGACTGATTTAGGTGAGGGTACTACTGGCAATGCAGACGAGCCCAATGTGCTCAAACGTATGGACGTGTGCTACTTTGATTACGAAGTCTGGAACTATTACATGGATCTGGAGGTTGTGCAAGAGCTGATACGGGAGTGCAATGATCAACAGCCTCGTTATTGGCAGCTTGGTAAAGCTCTGCAACGATCGATGAACATCTTTGATGAGCGAGATTTCAGTACATTAGCTCCAGCTCGTCAAGCTTTGGCTGCTGTTCTGTCTGTGCCTGCTGCACCAAGTTCACTTGAGCATGCCGTGGTAGGACATGCGCATATTGACTCCGCTTGGTTGTGGCCCAAGCGTGAAACTCGGCGTAAGGTGGCACGCACAGTTTCAAATATGTTAGCTCTTATGGACCGCGATCCAGATTTCATTTATGCCATGAGTTCAGCTCAGCAATATGCTTGGTTGGAAGAAGATCACCCGCAGCTCTTCAAGCGTATGCTGGAACGCGTCAAAGAAGGGCGTTTTGTTCCTGTTGGTGGTATGTGGGTAGAATCTGACGGAATGCTCCCTGCTGGCGAGTCACTCACTCGTCAACTTATCTATGGCAAGCGTTGGTTTCGACAGCATCTAGGCGTGGACACTGATGGAGTTTGGGAGCCGGACTCATTTGGATATACTGGTCAATTCCCCCAGATCGCTCGAAAAGCTGGAATGAATTGGTTCCTTTCTCAGAAGATTTCTTGGAATGATACTACTAAGTTTCCCCATCATACGTTTGATTGGCAGGGCATAGATGGGACTTCTATCTTTACGCATTTTCCGCCGATGGATACGTATTCCTCTTCAATGACGGCGCGTGAGCTCAATCACTCTCAAGAAAACTTCCAGGATAAGGACATTTCTGACCGCGCTATTGTGCTGTGTGGCTACGGCGATGGCGGTGGTGGCACTACTCGTGAGATGCTCGGCCGTTATGATAGGTTGCGCAATGTAGAGGGGTCTGCCAAAGTGCGCTTTGAGAAGCCTGGTGATTTTTATCGCGAGGCTAGTGAACAAATCAGGCGAAATGCTGGATCTGAGATGCCTGTGTGGAAAGGGGAGCTCTACCTAGAACTTCATCGTAAAACGCTGACCAGCCAGCAAGACATGAAGAAGGGTTGCCGCCAGGAGGAAGCTATGTTGCGTACGGTGGAATACCTGTGCACATACGCTAGTGTCCTCAATCCGCAGTATGCCTATCCTCGCACTGATCTAGATGAAATATGGAAGACTCTACTCTTAAACCAGTTCCATGACATTTTGCCAGGTTCTGCCATTGCGTGGGTCCATCGTTTGGCTCGGGAAGATTATCAGCGCGACCTAGCTCGCTTACAAGAACTAGGAACTCAGGCATCTCAGGCTATAGCACAGGCTCAACCGGACTTATCCCTCCTTGAACATGCGCAAATTTTGCCTATAGATTGCGAAGGTCAGGATTGGCACGTTCGTCAGGTTGGTAAGAATGATGGTACTCAAGGAATTCAGGTTATATCGCGAGACGGTGGTTATGACATCGACAACGGTTTGATGTATGTTCATGTAGCTGCTGATGGTGAAGTTCATTCGCTCATAGATCAGCGTTCTGGGCGCGATCTGATTCCTCAAGGGTCTTCAATGGGTGGTTATGAGCTCATGAAAGATGAACCGTACATGTGGGATGCTTGGGATCTTGAGCGGGACGCTCTTCTGACGGCACAGAAGATTGACGATCCTGTGCATATTGAGAGTCTCAGCAACGGTGTCACCGTTTTTAGACAGCATGGCCAAACAACGATTGCCACCGATATTACGCTAACCCCAGGTTCTCGCCAGCTGGACTTCAACGCGCGTATTGATTGGCAGCAGGATGAACAGCTGCTAAAGGTAGATCTGCCTGTGGCTATTCAAGCACGTTACGCTCAGTTTGAATGCCAATACGGTTTTATTGACCGTCCAATTCAAAAGAACAATGCGGCAGAGGAAGCACAATTCGAGAGCTGTACTCATCGGTATGTGCGAGTGCGCGATGACGGTTTGGCGGTCGGAGTGGTTAACGCTTCTACCTATGGCGGAGATACCACACCCATATATTATGACACAGCAAAAGGGCAAGAAGCCGGTACAATGATTCGACTGACCTTGCTATCTGCTCCCTTCTATCCTGACCCACATACTGATCGTGGTAAGCATACATTTGCATGGTCTATTGTGCCTTCTGAGGATCAGAATGATATTCTCCGCGCAGCTTATCAGCTTAATGCTCCTGTCATGGATACTGCGATACCGCAGGTGGAACCGCTGCTGACTTTACAAGCAGTCCGTGGACGTGCGGTAATTGATTGGGTCAAGTTGGCTGATGATGGAAGCGGTGATCTCATCGTCAGGATTTATGACCCTGACTCCGCTCCGGCTCAAGCCAAGCTTGAACCGAATATGCTGCTGACCAATGCAAGAGTCAAAGAGACATCTTCGATGGAAGATTCACCATTACCCGAAGGTCTTCGTCGCGCTTTAGTCCTAGAAGGAGACGAGAATGACTCAGTTGCGGCTCAAGATGCTCTCATTGATTTAGCACCCTTCCAATTCACCACTCTCCGTTTGAGCAAGAACAAAGCCTGA
- a CDS encoding alpha-mannosidase has product MLLKVQREVDRCKRVMRERVQPHIHRTLSTCQVSAVAYPGEPVDPASFIQQAEHGEIRFEPLEVGQPWGTSWGTTWMKVTGQLPQAATPGLALELLLKLGWLDWPVGGHIEALVYRPDGTVIKAAHPRNYWVPLVSSAGQPDRAIDAEGGFTLYVEAAYNPNVPSFTVTELGNEPTGKADERYDFESVDVAEYDQAVHEYWVDLDVVSGAVEHMDVKTPRYWKLAKAMQRSINVFDGANRETVAATLPEARKALQGVLAQPADASALKLSAMGHAHIDSAWLWPVRETRRKVGRTVANVLTLLDQDPDFIYVMSSAQQYEWLQNRNPDLFNRVKEYVKEGRFIPVGGMWVESDGMVPSGESLIRQLSFGHRYFQNQFGVETHGVWLPDSFGYSGSWPQIARRSGCTWFLTQKLSWNDTTRLPHHSFLWEGIDGSRIFTHFPPADKYDSEMSSRDLMYAQENFKDKDISDHGILLFGYGDGGGGPTREMTMRAQRVRNLEGLPKVTYATPDKFFETAYTDMRMQAGQEMPVWKGELYLELHRKTLTSQQDMKRGCRQEESWLRTAEYCCALAALANSEYEYPRQELDQIWKTLLLNQFHDILPGSGIAWIYRVAREQYRRDIARLETLVEQAAKAVEVVLPDMPIAHEASIAQFSTVETENGKKGDRAWCLVEQLDNSSDMTQPVNLERQTDGSISLSNGLISAVINTVGGVSSLIDEQSGRELVARCHQLGTYQVLKDEPGVFDAWDVERDALLCATDLNDGHIERAYISQDGWAQVVSEVTYRESDIRTTISLKPGARQLDFRADVKWKVPEKLLKVVFPLALLANQAQYECQYGLVERPITKNTEGDEAQFESCTHRFVRISESGFGVGVVNASTYGSDVSPLYTQTPGHADGTLLRLSLLAAPTAPDPRADIGFHSFEWAVVPGENVQTTLSAACRINAPVVKEFPQVEPLVSFQQIVGTPVIDWIKLADDGSGDVIVRIYEAAGARAQAQLQLSDLIASRQVRETNLLEQDECYEDEPLALSQSGPGQGAQITLQPFQIATLRLS; this is encoded by the coding sequence ATGCTACTAAAAGTGCAGCGCGAAGTGGACCGTTGTAAACGTGTTATGCGCGAGCGTGTCCAGCCTCATATTCACCGAACCCTGTCAACGTGCCAGGTGAGTGCGGTAGCTTATCCTGGCGAGCCGGTTGATCCTGCTAGTTTTATTCAGCAGGCTGAACACGGTGAAATACGCTTTGAACCGCTCGAAGTAGGTCAGCCTTGGGGTACTTCTTGGGGAACAACTTGGATGAAAGTTACCGGACAGCTGCCGCAAGCTGCCACACCGGGCCTTGCGCTGGAGCTCTTGCTCAAGCTCGGTTGGCTTGATTGGCCTGTGGGTGGACACATTGAGGCCTTAGTCTATAGGCCCGACGGTACAGTGATTAAAGCAGCTCACCCTCGCAACTATTGGGTTCCATTAGTCAGTTCTGCTGGCCAACCAGATAGGGCTATTGACGCTGAAGGTGGTTTTACCCTGTATGTGGAAGCTGCGTACAACCCGAACGTTCCATCCTTTACTGTCACTGAGCTAGGCAATGAGCCTACGGGTAAAGCTGATGAACGATACGATTTTGAGTCTGTGGATGTGGCTGAGTACGATCAAGCAGTCCATGAGTATTGGGTGGATCTGGACGTGGTTAGCGGCGCTGTAGAACATATGGACGTGAAAACTCCCCGTTATTGGAAACTAGCCAAGGCTATGCAGAGGTCGATTAACGTATTCGACGGCGCTAATCGAGAAACGGTTGCTGCCACACTCCCTGAGGCTCGAAAAGCTTTGCAAGGTGTACTTGCTCAACCTGCTGATGCTTCGGCTTTGAAACTTTCAGCTATGGGTCATGCACATATTGACTCGGCATGGCTCTGGCCAGTGCGCGAAACCCGCCGTAAGGTTGGACGTACCGTGGCTAATGTGCTGACGCTCTTAGATCAAGATCCTGATTTCATCTACGTTATGAGTTCTGCACAACAGTATGAATGGCTTCAAAATCGCAACCCTGATTTGTTTAATAGGGTTAAGGAGTATGTTAAAGAAGGTCGTTTCATCCCGGTTGGTGGCATGTGGGTAGAGTCTGACGGGATGGTTCCTTCAGGAGAGTCGCTCATTCGTCAGTTGAGTTTTGGACATCGCTACTTTCAAAATCAATTCGGTGTAGAGACGCATGGGGTTTGGCTTCCAGATTCCTTTGGCTACTCTGGTTCCTGGCCGCAAATTGCTCGCAGATCTGGTTGCACTTGGTTTTTGACGCAGAAGCTGAGTTGGAACGATACCACCCGCTTGCCCCATCACTCATTCCTTTGGGAAGGTATTGATGGTTCTCGTATCTTTACACATTTTCCGCCGGCAGACAAGTACGATTCTGAGATGTCTTCGAGAGACTTGATGTATGCTCAGGAAAATTTCAAAGATAAAGACATTTCTGATCATGGCATTCTGCTTTTTGGCTACGGTGATGGCGGCGGCGGTCCGACGCGAGAGATGACCATGCGAGCTCAACGCGTACGTAACTTGGAGGGATTACCTAAAGTTACCTATGCCACTCCTGACAAGTTCTTTGAAACAGCATACACAGATATGCGTATGCAAGCTGGTCAAGAGATGCCAGTGTGGAAAGGGGAACTCTACCTAGAACTCCATCGAAAGACACTAACGAGTCAGCAGGATATGAAACGTGGCTGTCGGCAAGAAGAGTCGTGGCTACGCACAGCAGAGTATTGCTGTGCGCTGGCAGCACTTGCAAATTCTGAGTACGAGTATCCGCGGCAAGAACTCGATCAAATTTGGAAGACTCTACTCCTCAACCAGTTCCACGACATTCTTCCAGGCTCTGGTATTGCATGGATTTACCGGGTGGCTCGCGAACAATATCGTCGAGATATAGCCCGGTTGGAGACACTGGTTGAGCAAGCAGCGAAAGCAGTCGAGGTTGTTCTACCAGATATGCCGATTGCCCATGAAGCAAGTATTGCTCAGTTCTCGACCGTAGAAACGGAAAATGGTAAAAAGGGAGACCGGGCCTGGTGTCTTGTCGAACAACTCGATAATTCGAGTGATATGACTCAGCCTGTCAATTTGGAGCGTCAGACAGATGGTTCGATATCTCTTTCTAACGGTTTGATTAGTGCTGTGATAAACACGGTAGGTGGGGTGTCATCTCTGATTGATGAGCAGTCGGGTCGAGAACTCGTGGCGCGTTGTCACCAGCTGGGTACTTATCAAGTGTTGAAAGATGAGCCAGGTGTTTTCGACGCTTGGGATGTTGAGCGTGACGCACTTCTATGCGCTACTGACTTGAACGATGGTCACATTGAACGGGCCTATATATCTCAGGATGGTTGGGCGCAGGTAGTGAGTGAAGTGACGTATCGTGAAAGTGATATTCGTACCACAATATCGTTGAAACCTGGTGCGCGTCAGCTTGATTTTCGTGCAGATGTAAAGTGGAAGGTACCTGAAAAATTACTCAAGGTGGTCTTCCCACTTGCTCTGTTAGCTAATCAAGCCCAATATGAATGTCAGTATGGTCTTGTTGAAAGGCCGATTACAAAAAATACTGAGGGTGATGAAGCTCAATTTGAGAGTTGCACACATCGCTTCGTGCGTATCAGTGAATCTGGCTTCGGAGTTGGAGTTGTCAATGCTTCGACATATGGCTCAGATGTCAGCCCTCTCTACACTCAAACCCCTGGGCACGCTGATGGCACTCTTTTACGGTTGAGTTTGCTGGCCGCTCCGACTGCTCCTGATCCTCGTGCTGACATAGGTTTTCATAGTTTCGAGTGGGCTGTGGTACCTGGTGAGAACGTACAGACAACTCTATCTGCAGCTTGCCGGATTAATGCTCCTGTTGTAAAAGAATTTCCACAGGTAGAACCTTTGGTTAGTTTTCAGCAGATAGTGGGAACGCCTGTAATTGACTGGATAAAGTTAGCCGATGACGGCTCAGGAGATGTCATCGTTCGTATCTATGAAGCAGCTGGGGCCCGAGCGCAGGCTCAACTTCAGCTCTCCGACCTTATTGCCAGCAGACAGGTACGAGAGACGAACCTGCTTGAACAAGATGAGTGCTATGAGGATGAGCCGCTAGCTCTCAGCCAGTCTGGTCCCGGGCAAGGGGCGCAAATTACTTTGCAGCCCTTCCAAATTGCAACACTTCGACTTTCATAA
- a CDS encoding hypothetical protein (frameshifted, insertion/deletion at around 1444839) — translation MKQVLVAGVDTSTQSCKVRITDAATGAMVRFGQAPHPEGTSVDPEAWWQAFLQAAQQAGGLRDVAAIAVGGQQHGMVLLDAQGQVIRDALLWNDTRSAPQAQTLINQLGSTPATLAMPAKRS, via the coding sequence ATGAAGCAAGTTTTGGTAGCAGGCGTGGATACCTCCACCCAATCCTGCAAGGTGCGCATCACCGACGCGGCCACGGGAGCTATGGTCCGCTTTGGACAAGCGCCCCACCCGGAGGGCACGTCCGTCGACCCAGAAGCATGGTGGCAAGCCTTCCTTCAAGCGGCCCAGCAAGCGGGCGGTTTGCGTGACGTTGCCGCCATTGCAGTGGGCGGTCAGCAGCACGGCATGGTCCTTCTCGATGCCCAGGGCCAGGTCATCCGTGACGCCCTCCTCTGGAACGACACACGATCAGCCCCCCAAGCTCAAACCCTCATCAACCAACTGGGCAGCACCCCCGCGACCCTAGCAATGCCCGCGAAGCGCAGTTGA
- a CDS encoding NagC family transcriptional regulator: protein MTSLKSINQDDLRSHNLSVIIDTLLRAPSPMSRANLAKTTGLTKATISLLAGMLLEHGVVRELEPESAQPAYGRPSTPLTIASGSWAGIGLQINTDGYGCMALDLAGQVVASRWVDDDMRQTDADDIFAKLNRVSQAVERKLRQRGYGVVGSGLALPGLVTDDMQLLMARNLGWEHLNLGSYELVQRLDLMPGNEAKMAALAQIPGYATQEQPRSGAGSRALEACELTPTDSFIYISTDIGIGGAVVHKGTVEVGDHGFAGELGHVSVDVNGPACRCGRRGCLETYAGRRALVEAAGIAQGDEAVNPKAVEELYRRWQAGDPKAVDAIDRALDALVSVMASAINLADVGTVMLGGFWANFDGSLTARLQRRLSHQILARDRIHPRVLLPRVADKPALQGAAEVGLRNFIDNPLAYF, encoded by the coding sequence ATGACTTCGCTCAAGAGTATCAACCAGGATGACTTGCGCAGTCATAACTTGTCGGTCATCATCGATACTTTGCTACGCGCGCCTAGCCCCATGAGCCGTGCCAACTTGGCCAAGACCACAGGGCTGACCAAAGCCACCATCTCGCTCCTGGCGGGTATGCTCCTGGAACACGGCGTAGTGAGAGAACTAGAGCCTGAGAGCGCGCAGCCTGCCTATGGGCGACCTAGCACCCCGCTGACGATTGCGTCCGGTTCTTGGGCTGGCATAGGCCTACAAATCAACACCGACGGATACGGGTGTATGGCCTTAGACTTGGCCGGGCAGGTCGTTGCCTCGCGCTGGGTGGACGACGACATGCGTCAGACTGACGCGGACGATATTTTCGCCAAACTCAACCGCGTCAGCCAAGCTGTTGAGCGCAAACTGCGCCAGCGAGGGTATGGAGTGGTCGGTTCGGGGCTGGCTTTGCCGGGCTTAGTGACTGATGACATGCAGCTGCTCATGGCCAGGAATTTGGGCTGGGAGCATTTGAACTTGGGATCCTACGAGTTGGTGCAGCGTTTGGATTTGATGCCGGGCAACGAGGCGAAAATGGCTGCGCTCGCGCAGATTCCGGGATACGCCACGCAAGAGCAGCCCAGGTCTGGAGCTGGGAGCCGGGCCCTGGAGGCCTGTGAACTCACGCCGACAGACTCGTTTATCTATATCTCTACCGACATTGGCATTGGTGGAGCTGTGGTGCACAAGGGGACTGTGGAAGTTGGTGACCACGGATTCGCTGGCGAGCTCGGCCATGTTTCTGTCGATGTAAATGGGCCTGCCTGCCGCTGCGGAAGGCGGGGGTGCTTGGAAACGTATGCAGGCCGACGGGCTCTGGTGGAGGCTGCGGGCATAGCTCAGGGAGATGAAGCCGTTAACCCAAAGGCCGTGGAGGAGCTCTACCGGCGGTGGCAGGCCGGGGATCCGAAGGCTGTGGATGCGATTGACCGCGCGCTCGACGCTCTGGTTTCGGTCATGGCATCGGCTATCAATCTGGCGGACGTGGGAACGGTGATGCTGGGCGGCTTCTGGGCCAACTTTGACGGCAGTCTCACGGCCCGCTTGCAGAGGCGTTTATCTCATCAGATTTTGGCGCGTGACCGGATTCATCCCCGAGTCCTTCTGCCTCGGGTGGCCGACAAACCGGCCCTCCAGGGTGCTGCTGAGGTAGGACTGCGCAACTTTATTGACAATCCGTTGGCTTATTTTTAA